The Pagrus major chromosome 17, Pma_NU_1.0 genome includes a region encoding these proteins:
- the LOC141012350 gene encoding ectonucleotide pyrophosphatase/phosphodiesterase family member 7, with translation MRLELFLVVVAVVCAAGKPTSKAAAGRNKLLLISFDGFRWDYDQDVDTPNLDQLVQDGVKAKYITPPMLTMTSPSHFTTITGRWVEDHEVVHNMMFDDKTNLKLPHKLTLKKSSWWNKRVLPLWITAQNQGLKTASFHFPGGGANYSGQVVDRALFEEFDFPDDNETEWRANIDKVLSWFSEEDFHFVTLYYGEPDNVGHAKGPDHPDRKKIIRQIDRTIGYLREAITRYNLTDSLNVILTSDHGMTTVKKRPQVDEVIINKYLDLFKFTSFEILDYGGFGILTPKKGMEQEVFDALSKVPNVTVYRKNDLPESFHLAKSERLPPIVVVADLGFNLNSRFIVYVNKGDHGYHNAEMDMKMIFRAFGPDFKKNFLSEPFDSIHIYPLMCKLLQIEPAPHNGSLSVTENLLLGPEGPAGTEGPESGGLQGARVSVALLLSMLLFMFNVL, from the exons atgaggcTGGAGCTCTTCCTGGTCGTCGTGGCGGTGGTCTGTGCCGCTGGCAAGCCCACGAGCAAGGCAGCGGCAGGGAGGAACAAGCTGCTGCTCATCTCCTTCGACGGCTTCAGGTGGGACTACGACCAGGACGTGGACACGCCGAACCTGGATCAGCTGGTGCAGGACGGAGTCAAGGCCAAATACATCACCCCCCCGATGCTGACCATGACCTCCCCGTCCCACTTCACCACCATCACTG GCCGATGGGTGGAGGATCACGAAGTCGTCCACAACATGATGTTTGACGACAAGACGAACCTGAAACTTCCTCACAAACTGACGCTGAAAAAATCATCGTGGTGGAACAAAAGAGTCCTGCCGTTATGGATCACAGCCCAGAACCAG gGTCTGAAAACCGCTTCCTTCCACTTCCCCGGGGGCGGCGCCAACTACAGCGGTCAGGTTGTCGACCGAGCGCTTTTTGAGGAGTTTGACTTCCCGGACGACAACGAGACCGAGTGGCGAGCGAACATCGACAAGGTGCTGAGCTGGTTCTCCGAGGAAGACTTCCACTTTGTGACGCTGTACTACGGCGAGCCGGACAACGTGGGCCACGCCAAGGGACCGGACCACCCGGACAGGAAGAAGATCATCAGGCAGATCGACCGCACCATCGGCTACCTGAGGGAGGCCATTACTCGCTACAATCTGACCGACAGCCTGAACGTCATCCTCACCTCTGACCACGGCATGACCACGGTCAAGAAGCGACCCCAGGTGGACGAGGTCATCATCAACAAATACCTGGATCTGTTCAAGTTCACCAGCTTCGAGATCCTCGACTACGGCGGGTTCGGCATCCTGACGCCGAAGAAGGGGATGGAGCAGGAAGTGTTCGACGCGCTGTCCAAAGTGCCCAACGTGACGGTCTACAGGAAGAACGACCTACCTGAAAGCTTCCATCTCGCCAAGAGCGAGCGGCTGCCTCCCATCGTGGTCGTCGCAGATCTGGGATTCAACCTGAACTCT AGATTCATCGTCTACGTCAACAAAGGCGATCACGGCTACCACAACGCAGAGATGGACATGAAGATGATCTTCAGGGCCTTCGGGCCGGACTTCAAGAAGAACTTCCTGTCTGAGCCGTTCGACAGCATCCACATTTACCCTCTGATGTGTAAACTGCTGCAGATCGAGCCGGCGCCGCACAACGGATCACTGAGCGTCACTGAGAACCTGCTGCTGGGACCAGAGGGACCAGCTGGAACAGAGGGACCAGAATCTG GTGGATTACAGGGAGCTCGAGTGTCCGTCGCTCTGCTGCTGTCGATGCTGCTCTTCATGTTCAACGTGCTGTAA
- the LOC141011896 gene encoding complement C1q tumor necrosis factor-related protein 4-like encodes MSRCLPVLLLLALACLARFGSAQPVDSQADLKRVQADLEELKAERRAMTERLDAAEKELKRVKETPKIAFAASLGGNGLVKTTTGNKDLVYRDVLTNVGGAYNAETGVFTAPIRGVYYIRFTANGPTDFPMSAVLYKNNAEIQLIAHEQPSGEGSDTASNGAALMLEAGDQLKMVLWHNTQIWDNSNHHSTFSGFLLLSMVDEPPTEESEEVQLKNLQDSLKQLQTENLSVKQRLEATEQELKVMREVPKVAFSVSLGGNGLQKTTSGSKNLIYKDVLTNIGQTYNSETGVFTAPVRGVYYIRFTANGPTDFPMSAVLYKNNTEIQLIAHEQPSGEGSDTASNGAALLLEAGDRLSLKLWQNTQIWDNSNHHSTFSGFLLFPM; translated from the exons ATGTCTCGGTGTCTCCccgtcctgctgctgttggcCCTGGCCTGCCTGGCTCGGTTCGGTTCGGCTCAGCCCGTCGACAGCCAGGCCGACCTGAAGCGGGTGCAGGCCGatctggaggagctgaaggccgAGAGACGAG CGATGACAGAGCGTCTGGATGCAGCTGAGAAGGAGCTGAAGAGAGTGAAAG AAACACCTAAAATTGCGTTCGCGGCCTCACTGGGTGGAAACGGCCTCGTGAAGACGACCACCGGCAACAAAGACCTCGTCTACAGGGACGTCCTGACCAACGTGGGCGGGGCTTACAACgctgagacag GTGTGTTCACAGCACCGATCCGTGGAGTCTACTACATCCGCTTCACAGCCAACGGCCCCACCGACTTCCCCATGAGCGCCgttctttacaaaaacaacgCTGAGATCCAGCTGATCGCCCACGAGCAGCCGTCCGGTGAGGGCAGCGACACGGCGTCCAACGGTGCCGCCCTGATGCTGGAGGCGGGCGACCAGCTGAAGATGGTGCTGTGGCACAACACTCAGATCTGGGACAACAGCAACCACCACAGCACCTTCAGCGGCTTCCTGCTCCTCTCCAT GGTGGACGAGCCTCCCACAGAGGAAAGTGAAGAAGTCCAGCTGAAGAACCTTCAGGACTCACTGAAGCAGCTTCAGACAGAAAATCTGA GTGTCAAACAGAGACTGGAGGCCACAGAGCAGGAGCTGAAGGTGATGAGAG AGGTGCCGAAGGTGGCCTTCTCAGTGTCTCTGGGAGGTAACGGCCTCCAGAAGACGACATCAGGAAGTAAAAATCTCATCTACAAAGACGTCCTGACCAACATCGGACAGACGTACAACTCTGAGACAG GTGTGTTCACAGCACCTGTTCGTGGAGTCTACTACATCCGCTTCACAGCCAACGGCCCCACCGACTTCCCCATGAGCGCCgttctttacaaaaacaacaccGAGATCCAGCTGATCGCCCATGAGCAGCCGTCCGGCGAGGGCAGCGACACGGCGTCCAACGGCGCCGCCCTGCTGCTGGAGGCGGGCGACAGGCTCTCCCTGAAGCTGTGGCAAAACACTCAGATCTGGGACAACAGCAACCACCACAGCACCTTCAGCGGCTTCCTGCTGTTCCCCATGTGA